The following are encoded in a window of Diorhabda sublineata isolate icDioSubl1.1 chromosome 3, icDioSubl1.1, whole genome shotgun sequence genomic DNA:
- the LOC130441903 gene encoding titin-like isoform X2, with product MFKPKVILFFLLVTLRLSNGQNFLGDSIEFNAPENYDDWEAENIYNDIWDEEDQIFSEQKSTQNMLQMICTDYDLIYIGKLIDCENIKIKHKKLDFTKNHQIGKREVSEDNLEEGSGDDGLEDEEDIAENDNLPSKTQLLSLEPSVETKPEELQKLDAKSEQEPQDVESLDDKEPNLDKDDLQTVNAVENAKATQDAQSLITPAQENNDSVDLEQIVPKSEQEKDDSKKSFKTQSLIVPEKAESAPDMPEEDEKIESPEVKSPNLQPPQEEKVEDTQNVEAEKLEPSQDESPKVEQNENVQPIQEPKSVDSSVADAQENISSVSSDNIEPKGVESTTANGKQEETIEKSEKEINNNKSSFETQSLKIPETPEASTKLGETFPEEKSQNVEPLQEEKIEETQDVEPSEKPGLTQEDLPKVEPIDNLQPIQEAKSVGPLDADAQENNKSSFETQSLNILEIPESVSKDTHKPEETKEAAPTPKPEEAKTEGAKEEKPKTQEVTNPQEPIVKTSIKDDKSKSSETAVKVEESENKKEGQEEINPLQSGIAIFKTNANMEDTDKQLAKSKSNESIKSTATDAEEPKSGASETQETSKKNNTLLFVIFGAVLVVGAAAFGYNFYKKRSNRAVAVSTTENGTSRTDPEEGREMKPLMKSPEENNSVEYKDEK from the exons AATGCGCCTGAAAACTATGATGACTGGGAAGCCGAAAATATATAC AATGATATATGGGATGAAGAGGATCAGATATTTTCTGAACAAAAGTCAACTCAAAATATGCTCCAAATGATATGTACGGATTACGATTTAATATACATTGGTAAATTGATcgattgtgaaaatatcaaaattaaacacaaaaaattggATTTCACAAAGAATCATCAAATCGGTAAAAGAGAAGTTAGTGAAGATAATCTGGAAGAAGGTTCCGGAGATGACG GTTTAGAAGACGAAGAAGACATAGCGGAAAACGACAATTTACCTTCTAAAACCCAATTACTTTCGTTAGAACCAAGTGTGGAAACAAAACCAGAAGAGCTTCAAAAATTAGATGCTAAATCAGAACAGGAACCACAAGATGTAGAGTCTTTAGATGATAAGGAACCGAATCTCGATAAAGATGATTTACAAACGGTTAATGCTGTCGAAAACGCAAAAGCAACCCAAGACGCTCAGTCATTGATTACACCAGCTCAAGAAAACAATGACTCTGTTGATTTAGAACAAATAGTACCAAAATCTGAACAAGAAAAAGATGATagcaaaaaatcatttaaaactCAATCATTGATCGTTCCAGAAAAAGCAGAATCAGCTCCTGATATGCCTGAAGAAGACGAAAAAATAGAATCCCCGGAAGTGAAATCCCCAAATTTACAGCCACCACAAGAAGAAAAAGTAGAAGATACACAAAACGTTGAAGCAGAAAAACTCGAACCAAGCCAAGACGAATCACCTAAAGTTGAGCAAAATGAGAACGTACAACCAATTCAAGAACCTAAATCAGTCGATTCCTCAGTTGCCGATGCTCAAGAGAATATTAGTTCTGTTTCCTCAGATAATATTGAACCGAAAGGCGTAGAATCAACCACAGCAAATGGAAAACAAGaggaaacaatagaaaaatcggaaaaagaaattaataataataaatcatcatTTGAAACTCAATCTTTAAAAATTCCAGAAACACCAGAAGCAAGTACAAAACTAGGGGAAACATTCCCTGAAGAGAAATCACAAAATGTAGAACCTCTACAAgaagaaaaaatcgaagaaactCAAGACGTTGAACCTTCAGAAAAACCAGGACTAACCCAAGAAGATTTACCTAAAGTTGAACCGATTGATAACTTACAACCAATTCAAGAAGCTAAATCAGTCGGACCTTTGGATGCTGATGCTCAAGAAAACAATAAATCATCGTTTGAAACTCAATCACTGAATATTCTGGAAATTCCAGAATCCGTTTCAAAGGATACGCATAAACCTGAAGAAACTAAGGAAGCAGCACCAACTCCTAAACCTGAAGAAGCGAAAACCGAAGGAGCAAAAGAAGAAAAACCTAAAACGCAGGAAGTGACAAATCCTCAAGAGCCAATTGTGAAAACATCTATCAAAGATGATAAATCTAAATCAAGTGAAACAGCAGTAAAAGTTGAAGAAAGtgagaataaaaaagaaggtCAAGAAGAGATTAACCCGCTTCAAAGTGGAattgcgatttttaaaactaacgCTAACATGGAAGATACAGATAAGCAGTTGGCAAAAAGTAAATCCAACGAAAGCATTA AGTCTACAGCAACTGATGCAGAAGAACCAAAATCTGGAGCAAGTGAAACCCAAGAGACAAGTAAAAAGAATAATACTTTGCTGTTTGTAATATTTGGAGCAGTTTTAGTAGTAGGTGCAGCAGCTtttggttataatttttataagaaaagaaGCAACAGAGCTGTGGCAGTTAGTACCACGGAAAATGGTACTTCGAGAACGGATCCTGAGGAAGGTCGCGAGATGAAACCTTTAATGAAATCACCCGAAGAGAATAATTCTGTTGAATATAAAGATGAAAAATGA
- the LOC130441903 gene encoding titin-like isoform X1, whose translation MFKPKVILFFLLVTLRLSNGQNFLGDSIEFNAPENYDDWEAENIYNDIWDEEDQIFSEQKSTQNMLQMICTDYDLIYIGKLIDCENIKIKHKKLDFTKNHQIGKREVSEDNLEEGSGDDAGLEDEEDIAENDNLPSKTQLLSLEPSVETKPEELQKLDAKSEQEPQDVESLDDKEPNLDKDDLQTVNAVENAKATQDAQSLITPAQENNDSVDLEQIVPKSEQEKDDSKKSFKTQSLIVPEKAESAPDMPEEDEKIESPEVKSPNLQPPQEEKVEDTQNVEAEKLEPSQDESPKVEQNENVQPIQEPKSVDSSVADAQENISSVSSDNIEPKGVESTTANGKQEETIEKSEKEINNNKSSFETQSLKIPETPEASTKLGETFPEEKSQNVEPLQEEKIEETQDVEPSEKPGLTQEDLPKVEPIDNLQPIQEAKSVGPLDADAQENNKSSFETQSLNILEIPESVSKDTHKPEETKEAAPTPKPEEAKTEGAKEEKPKTQEVTNPQEPIVKTSIKDDKSKSSETAVKVEESENKKEGQEEINPLQSGIAIFKTNANMEDTDKQLAKSKSNESIKSTATDAEEPKSGASETQETSKKNNTLLFVIFGAVLVVGAAAFGYNFYKKRSNRAVAVSTTENGTSRTDPEEGREMKPLMKSPEENNSVEYKDEK comes from the exons AATGCGCCTGAAAACTATGATGACTGGGAAGCCGAAAATATATAC AATGATATATGGGATGAAGAGGATCAGATATTTTCTGAACAAAAGTCAACTCAAAATATGCTCCAAATGATATGTACGGATTACGATTTAATATACATTGGTAAATTGATcgattgtgaaaatatcaaaattaaacacaaaaaattggATTTCACAAAGAATCATCAAATCGGTAAAAGAGAAGTTAGTGAAGATAATCTGGAAGAAGGTTCCGGAGATGACG caGGTTTAGAAGACGAAGAAGACATAGCGGAAAACGACAATTTACCTTCTAAAACCCAATTACTTTCGTTAGAACCAAGTGTGGAAACAAAACCAGAAGAGCTTCAAAAATTAGATGCTAAATCAGAACAGGAACCACAAGATGTAGAGTCTTTAGATGATAAGGAACCGAATCTCGATAAAGATGATTTACAAACGGTTAATGCTGTCGAAAACGCAAAAGCAACCCAAGACGCTCAGTCATTGATTACACCAGCTCAAGAAAACAATGACTCTGTTGATTTAGAACAAATAGTACCAAAATCTGAACAAGAAAAAGATGATagcaaaaaatcatttaaaactCAATCATTGATCGTTCCAGAAAAAGCAGAATCAGCTCCTGATATGCCTGAAGAAGACGAAAAAATAGAATCCCCGGAAGTGAAATCCCCAAATTTACAGCCACCACAAGAAGAAAAAGTAGAAGATACACAAAACGTTGAAGCAGAAAAACTCGAACCAAGCCAAGACGAATCACCTAAAGTTGAGCAAAATGAGAACGTACAACCAATTCAAGAACCTAAATCAGTCGATTCCTCAGTTGCCGATGCTCAAGAGAATATTAGTTCTGTTTCCTCAGATAATATTGAACCGAAAGGCGTAGAATCAACCACAGCAAATGGAAAACAAGaggaaacaatagaaaaatcggaaaaagaaattaataataataaatcatcatTTGAAACTCAATCTTTAAAAATTCCAGAAACACCAGAAGCAAGTACAAAACTAGGGGAAACATTCCCTGAAGAGAAATCACAAAATGTAGAACCTCTACAAgaagaaaaaatcgaagaaactCAAGACGTTGAACCTTCAGAAAAACCAGGACTAACCCAAGAAGATTTACCTAAAGTTGAACCGATTGATAACTTACAACCAATTCAAGAAGCTAAATCAGTCGGACCTTTGGATGCTGATGCTCAAGAAAACAATAAATCATCGTTTGAAACTCAATCACTGAATATTCTGGAAATTCCAGAATCCGTTTCAAAGGATACGCATAAACCTGAAGAAACTAAGGAAGCAGCACCAACTCCTAAACCTGAAGAAGCGAAAACCGAAGGAGCAAAAGAAGAAAAACCTAAAACGCAGGAAGTGACAAATCCTCAAGAGCCAATTGTGAAAACATCTATCAAAGATGATAAATCTAAATCAAGTGAAACAGCAGTAAAAGTTGAAGAAAGtgagaataaaaaagaaggtCAAGAAGAGATTAACCCGCTTCAAAGTGGAattgcgatttttaaaactaacgCTAACATGGAAGATACAGATAAGCAGTTGGCAAAAAGTAAATCCAACGAAAGCATTA AGTCTACAGCAACTGATGCAGAAGAACCAAAATCTGGAGCAAGTGAAACCCAAGAGACAAGTAAAAAGAATAATACTTTGCTGTTTGTAATATTTGGAGCAGTTTTAGTAGTAGGTGCAGCAGCTtttggttataatttttataagaaaagaaGCAACAGAGCTGTGGCAGTTAGTACCACGGAAAATGGTACTTCGAGAACGGATCCTGAGGAAGGTCGCGAGATGAAACCTTTAATGAAATCACCCGAAGAGAATAATTCTGTTGAATATAAAGATGAAAAATGA